A genomic region of Pseudomonadota bacterium contains the following coding sequences:
- a CDS encoding type IV pilus twitching motility protein PilT, with protein MIENGASDLHLCVGGPPAMRIDGTLRAIPGAPSLDMGAMEAVLYPVLDGDQREKLIKTRELDFSVSIPGLSRFRGNILWQRNSLGAVFRAIPVRPITLEELNLPPIIRELASRPRGLVLVTGPTGSGKSTTLAAMIDYINANYDHHIVTIEDPIEFMHRNKRCIVRQRELGSDTLSFAAALKHVLRQDPDVILVGEMRDLETISLAVTAAETGHLVFGTLHTTSAASTVDRVIDVFPSGQQAQIRMQLAGTLEGVVSQCLLPRAEGRGRVCAMEIMVGTGGVRNMIREGKTHQINNMLQAGGSVGMQTLNSALRNLVISGVVTLEDAVAKSSYPDDLKAMLSKGGA; from the coding sequence ATGATCGAGAACGGAGCGTCCGACCTCCACCTGTGCGTGGGCGGACCACCCGCCATGCGCATCGACGGAACCCTGCGGGCCATCCCTGGCGCGCCGTCGCTCGACATGGGGGCCATGGAGGCGGTTCTCTACCCCGTGCTCGACGGCGACCAGCGCGAGAAGCTCATCAAGACCCGCGAGCTCGACTTCTCGGTCTCCATCCCGGGCCTGTCTCGCTTCCGCGGCAACATCCTGTGGCAGCGCAACTCGCTCGGCGCGGTGTTCCGCGCCATCCCCGTGCGGCCCATCACCCTCGAGGAGCTGAACCTCCCCCCCATCATCCGCGAGCTCGCAAGCCGTCCCCGCGGTCTGGTGCTGGTGACGGGCCCCACGGGAAGCGGCAAGTCGACCACCCTGGCGGCCATGATCGACTACATCAACGCCAACTACGATCATCACATCGTCACCATCGAAGACCCCATCGAGTTCATGCACCGCAACAAGCGATGCATCGTGCGCCAGCGCGAGCTGGGGTCTGACACCCTGTCGTTCGCGGCCGCCCTGAAGCACGTGCTGCGGCAAGACCCGGATGTCATCCTGGTGGGCGAGATGCGAGACCTCGAGACCATCAGCCTCGCCGTGACCGCCGCAGAGACCGGTCACCTCGTGTTCGGCACCCTGCACACGACATCGGCGGCCTCCACCGTCGACCGCGTCATCGACGTGTTCCCGAGCGGGCAGCAGGCCCAGATCCGGATGCAGCTGGCGGGCACCCTCGAGGGCGTTGTCTCGCAGTGTCTTCTCCCGCGCGCGGAGGGACGCGGACGCGTCTGCGCCATGGAGATCATGGTGGGCACGGGCGGCGTACGCAACATGATTCGCGAGGGCAAGACCCACCAGATCAACAACATGCTGCAGGCGGGCGGATCGGTGGGCATGCAGACGCTGAACAGCGCGCTCCGAAATCTCGTGATCAGCGGCGTCGTCACGCTCGAAGACGCCGTGGCGAAATCGAGCTACCCCGACGACCTGAAGGCCATGCTGTCGAAGGGCGGAGCGTGA
- a CDS encoding serine/threonine protein kinase, with protein MNPMKMHLPYIVGGAAVVALVAAVLLVLRAMRRKQALIDEVSTLREMSTRPAKNPLQVGRYLIHRKLGTGGMAKVYLAESADGTQVALKIPDPNFFETEEHRTYFRQELSVGKKMQHPNLVRILDYADGSGGELPYIAMEYVDGVTLDRVLPKQRPLPVAQAAQVLHDVTAALEYAHNMGVVHRDIKPENIMLRRDGSVKVADFGIARDLWDPPRSNEDSNSFVGSPHYMSPEQISSELVDYRTDYYALGVVAFRMLTGYLPFEGETTIEVITRKVSQLPPPPSTYNPNLPLEIESMVRELTQREPERRPVSAVGIRKVFRKYMPAARKRHGVRPHDTGPKESDF; from the coding sequence ATGAATCCGATGAAGATGCACCTGCCGTATATCGTGGGGGGCGCAGCCGTGGTCGCCCTGGTGGCTGCCGTTCTGCTCGTCCTGCGGGCGATGCGTCGCAAGCAGGCACTGATCGACGAGGTCTCGACCCTTCGCGAGATGTCAACCCGTCCGGCGAAGAACCCGCTTCAGGTGGGCCGCTACCTCATTCATCGCAAGCTCGGCACGGGCGGCATGGCGAAGGTGTACCTGGCAGAGTCGGCCGACGGCACACAGGTGGCGCTGAAGATTCCCGACCCCAACTTCTTCGAGACCGAAGAGCACCGCACGTACTTCCGCCAGGAGCTCTCGGTGGGCAAGAAGATGCAGCATCCGAACCTGGTGCGAATCCTCGACTACGCCGATGGCTCGGGGGGCGAGCTGCCCTACATCGCCATGGAGTACGTCGACGGCGTGACCCTCGACCGGGTTCTCCCCAAGCAGCGCCCCCTTCCCGTGGCGCAGGCCGCGCAGGTGCTCCACGACGTCACCGCCGCACTCGAGTACGCGCACAACATGGGCGTTGTCCACCGCGACATCAAGCCCGAGAACATCATGCTCCGCCGCGACGGGAGCGTGAAGGTCGCCGACTTCGGCATCGCCCGCGATCTGTGGGACCCTCCTCGCAGCAATGAAGACTCGAACTCGTTCGTCGGCTCCCCGCATTACATGTCGCCCGAGCAGATCAGCTCCGAGCTCGTCGACTACCGAACCGACTACTACGCCCTCGGGGTCGTGGCGTTCCGCATGCTCACCGGCTACCTCCCCTTCGAGGGTGAGACCACGATAGAGGTCATCACGCGAAAGGTCTCGCAGCTGCCCCCGCCACCCTCGACCTACAACCCCAACCTTCCCCTCGAGATCGAGTCGATGGTGCGCGAACTCACGCAGCGCGAGCCAGAGCGACGTCCCGTGTCGGCCGTGGGCATCCGCAAGGTGTTCCGCAAGTACATGCCCGCCGCGCGAAAGCGACACGGGGTTCGCCCCCACGACACAGGCCCCAAGGAAAGCGATTTCTGA
- a CDS encoding adenosine deaminase — protein sequence MSLATDTHRSGLTEDLLRQCPKVLLHDHLDGGLRPSTIIELARECGYDQLPTTDPEELAQWFFRGANKGSLPEYLEGFAHTCAVMQTPANLERVAYEMMEDMRSDGVCYVETRFAPVFHTQGGLHWEEVVKAVLAGLERGKRDFGVRYGLIICAMRNMQQSLEMAELAIDFRDRGVVGLDLAGEEGGYPPKKHVDAFHFIQRHNFNITIHAGEAFGKESIWQAIQWCGAHRIGHATRLIDDMKLEGGRAVNMGYLSQYVLDKRIPLEICLSSNVHTGACKDLSEHPFGVYHHHKFRVTLNTDNRLMSNTTMTREYQLAADVFGLGINDLEKIALNSMKSAFIPYKDRIDVIYEVIKPGYHRVRQRHDL from the coding sequence ATGTCACTCGCCACCGACACCCACCGCAGCGGCCTCACTGAAGACCTCCTGCGCCAGTGCCCCAAGGTTCTGCTGCACGACCATCTCGATGGCGGCCTGCGCCCCTCCACCATCATCGAGCTCGCCCGCGAGTGCGGCTACGACCAGCTGCCCACCACCGACCCCGAAGAGCTGGCCCAGTGGTTCTTCCGCGGCGCGAACAAGGGGAGCCTTCCCGAGTACCTCGAGGGGTTCGCCCACACCTGCGCCGTCATGCAGACGCCCGCCAACCTCGAGCGGGTGGCCTACGAGATGATGGAGGACATGCGCAGCGACGGGGTCTGCTACGTCGAGACCCGCTTCGCCCCCGTCTTCCACACCCAGGGCGGGCTCCACTGGGAAGAGGTCGTAAAGGCCGTGCTTGCGGGACTCGAGCGCGGCAAGCGCGACTTCGGGGTGCGCTACGGCCTCATCATCTGCGCCATGCGCAACATGCAGCAGTCGCTCGAGATGGCCGAGCTGGCCATCGACTTCCGCGATCGCGGCGTGGTCGGGCTCGACCTCGCCGGTGAAGAGGGCGGCTACCCGCCCAAGAAGCACGTCGACGCCTTCCACTTCATCCAGCGCCACAACTTCAACATCACCATCCACGCGGGGGAGGCGTTCGGCAAGGAGAGCATCTGGCAGGCCATCCAGTGGTGCGGCGCCCATCGCATCGGGCACGCCACCCGCCTCATCGACGACATGAAGCTCGAGGGCGGACGCGCGGTGAACATGGGATACCTGTCGCAGTACGTGCTCGACAAGCGCATCCCCCTCGAGATCTGCCTGTCGAGCAACGTGCACACGGGCGCGTGCAAGGACCTCTCCGAGCACCCCTTCGGCGTATACCACCACCACAAGTTCCGCGTCACCCTCAACACCGACAACCGCCTGATGAGCAACACCACCATGACGCGCGAGTACCAGCTCGCCGCTGACGTGTTCGGGCTGGGCATCAACGACCTTGAGAAGATCGCGCTCAACAGCATGAAGAGCGCGTTCATCCCGTACAAGGATCGCATCGACGTGATCTACGAGGTCATCAAGCCCGGCTACCATCGGGTGCGGCAGCGCCATGACCTGTAG
- a CDS encoding zinc-binding protein, which translates to MYVDKTLSCADCGAGFTFTAGEQEFHASKGFTNEPRRCPACRTARRSNRDGGGGGGFGGPRQGGGGFGGGQRREMFDVQCAECGKMTQVPFNPRGDRPVYCSDCFRSSGSFSGSGNRGGGGGGRRW; encoded by the coding sequence GTGTACGTCGACAAAACCCTTTCCTGCGCCGATTGCGGTGCAGGCTTCACCTTTACTGCCGGCGAGCAGGAGTTCCATGCTTCGAAGGGCTTCACCAACGAGCCCCGTCGTTGCCCGGCCTGCCGCACGGCGCGTCGTTCCAACCGTGATGGCGGCGGCGGCGGCGGCTTCGGCGGCCCGCGCCAGGGCGGTGGCGGCTTCGGCGGCGGCCAGCGTCGTGAGATGTTCGACGTCCAGTGCGCCGAGTGCGGCAAGATGACCCAGGTCCCCTTCAATCCGCGGGGTGACCGTCCGGTCTACTGCTCCGACTGCTTCCGCTCGTCGGGCTCGTTCTCGGGCTCCGGCAACCGCGGTGGCGGTGGTGGCGGACGCCGCTGGTAG
- a CDS encoding cytochrome c oxidase subunit II — MLLVQRALFAFSALLCCSPAAWAHHVPVTAEVPWWNVFLWAGVALLLVGEAVFLGAFRGRDQGERFGRVWALMPLTVLAGLLVARYAPLLRAPAERAAVGPDALRVAVVGRQWQWDVSYPQGGAASVGEIHLPAGREVRLTLSSSDVLHSFEIPSLRVRRDVLPGRPQEVMLCIARPGRYPVYCGAACGRLSDEMPGVIAVEPPDEYNRWVAQRRVQPSAGRR; from the coding sequence GTGTTGCTTGTGCAGCGCGCCTTGTTTGCGTTCTCGGCCCTTCTCTGCTGCAGCCCCGCGGCGTGGGCCCATCATGTCCCGGTGACGGCCGAGGTCCCCTGGTGGAACGTCTTCCTGTGGGCTGGCGTTGCGCTGCTGCTTGTCGGGGAGGCGGTGTTCCTCGGGGCGTTCCGCGGGCGAGACCAGGGGGAGCGCTTCGGGCGGGTGTGGGCCCTGATGCCCCTCACCGTACTGGCTGGGCTGCTGGTGGCTCGCTATGCGCCGCTGCTGCGCGCGCCCGCCGAGCGCGCTGCCGTGGGGCCGGACGCGTTGCGCGTCGCGGTGGTGGGACGGCAGTGGCAGTGGGACGTGTCGTATCCGCAGGGGGGCGCGGCCTCGGTGGGCGAGATTCATCTGCCTGCAGGTCGTGAGGTCCGGCTCACGCTCTCGTCGAGCGACGTCCTCCACTCGTTCGAGATCCCGTCCCTGCGGGTCCGCCGTGACGTGCTCCCCGGCCGGCCGCAGGAGGTGATGCTCTGCATCGCGCGTCCCGGGCGGTATCCTGTCTATTGCGGAGCGGCCTGCGGGCGTCTGTCGGACGAAATGCCCGGAGTGATTGCAGTCGAGCCCCCTGATGAGTATAATCGGTGGGTCGCTCAGCGACGAGTTCAACCATCGGCAGGCAGAAGATGA
- a CDS encoding heme A synthase — protein MSPEATSEEHLPDRPYHRFVRVSAACVAVIIAAGALVTTTRTGLSVPDWPTTFGTFFPPFALWVNGVEFEHTHRLIAGVIGLFTMISCVWVIRRDARRGVRFLAGAAICAVLVQAMLGGLTVLLKLPPAVSASHGTLGQTFFCLMVALSMVTSPSWAAAGRREADGAALALQMLSVMLFITVWSQLVIGATMRHLHAGLAILDFPTSQGQWVPDFVNVGVAVNFAHRMGALVVFVLATSLVALTLARFRDDARLVSAALRIAGLVALQVTLGAFIVWTHRSVIVTSLHVLNGALVLVSALVMLLWAFRLYAPAAVVRAARPRAQGVGTPAVQGAVS, from the coding sequence ATGAGTCCCGAAGCCACTTCAGAAGAGCATCTCCCCGATCGCCCCTACCATCGCTTCGTGCGCGTGAGCGCGGCCTGCGTGGCCGTCATCATCGCCGCGGGCGCGCTGGTCACCACGACACGCACGGGGCTGTCGGTGCCGGACTGGCCCACCACCTTCGGAACCTTCTTCCCTCCCTTCGCCCTCTGGGTGAACGGGGTCGAGTTCGAGCACACCCATCGGCTCATCGCGGGAGTCATCGGACTGTTCACCATGATCTCATGCGTCTGGGTCATCCGGCGAGACGCGCGTCGAGGCGTTCGCTTCCTCGCCGGTGCCGCCATCTGCGCGGTTCTGGTGCAGGCCATGCTGGGCGGGCTCACCGTGCTGCTCAAGCTGCCTCCCGCGGTCTCGGCCTCTCACGGCACGCTGGGCCAGACCTTCTTCTGCCTGATGGTCGCCCTCTCGATGGTCACCTCGCCGAGCTGGGCCGCGGCCGGCCGACGCGAGGCCGATGGCGCCGCGCTTGCGCTGCAGATGCTCTCGGTGATGCTCTTCATCACGGTGTGGTCGCAGCTCGTCATCGGCGCCACCATGCGTCACCTCCACGCAGGGCTGGCCATCCTCGACTTTCCCACCTCGCAGGGGCAGTGGGTGCCCGACTTCGTCAACGTGGGCGTGGCCGTGAACTTCGCCCACCGCATGGGCGCCCTGGTCGTGTTCGTGCTCGCCACCTCGCTGGTCGCGCTCACGCTGGCCCGCTTTCGCGATGACGCCCGCCTCGTGTCGGCCGCCTTGCGCATCGCGGGCCTGGTTGCGCTGCAGGTGACGCTTGGGGCATTCATCGTGTGGACCCACCGCAGCGTCATCGTCACCAGTCTGCACGTGTTGAACGGGGCCCTGGTTCTCGTCTCGGCCCTGGTCATGCTGCTGTGGGCGTTCCGGCTCTACGCCCCCGCCGCCGTGGTGCGCGCGGCGCGGCCCAGGGCGCAGGGGGTCGGCACGCCGGCAGTTCAGGGGGCGGTGTCGTGA
- the cyoE gene encoding protoheme IX farnesyltransferase, whose amino-acid sequence MEASTTEPVSSLVSDYVELTKPRLTVLAVFTTIVAFYLGSQPLDLVLLGHTLLGTIMIASGAAALNHAFEREVDQRMWRTRSRPIAAGRVTARDGALFGGLLATVGTVYLWLAVNPLTGGLALLAVLSYVLVYTPLKTRTPLCTVVGAVPGALPCMMGWTAARGQIGMEGLVLFSVLFVWQLPHFLAIAWMYQEDYARAGLPMLTVVEPDGTSTIRQIIIWTLTLVPISMTPSLLGVTTPAYFFVALVLGIGFVLSGVMLAVRPTRASARRVLLASVIYLPLLQIAMLLGKVR is encoded by the coding sequence ATCGAGGCGAGCACGACCGAGCCGGTCTCCTCCCTGGTCTCTGACTACGTCGAGCTCACCAAGCCTCGGCTCACGGTGCTTGCCGTGTTCACCACCATCGTCGCGTTCTATCTGGGGTCGCAGCCCCTCGACCTGGTGCTGCTCGGGCACACCCTGCTGGGCACCATCATGATCGCCTCCGGCGCGGCGGCTCTCAACCACGCCTTCGAGCGTGAGGTCGACCAGCGCATGTGGCGCACCCGCAGCCGCCCCATTGCCGCGGGTCGAGTGACGGCGCGCGATGGGGCCCTCTTCGGCGGCCTGCTGGCCACGGTGGGCACAGTGTACCTCTGGCTCGCGGTGAACCCCCTCACCGGCGGGCTCGCCCTGCTGGCCGTGCTGTCGTATGTGCTGGTGTACACCCCGCTCAAGACGCGCACGCCCTTATGCACCGTCGTGGGCGCGGTGCCCGGCGCGCTGCCCTGCATGATGGGGTGGACGGCGGCGCGCGGCCAGATCGGCATGGAGGGGCTCGTGCTCTTCTCGGTGCTCTTCGTCTGGCAGCTGCCGCACTTCCTCGCCATCGCGTGGATGTATCAGGAAGACTACGCGCGCGCGGGGCTGCCCATGCTTACGGTGGTCGAGCCGGACGGTACGAGCACCATCCGCCAGATCATCATCTGGACCCTCACCCTCGTGCCCATCAGCATGACGCCCAGCCTGCTCGGCGTCACCACCCCCGCGTACTTCTTCGTGGCCCTCGTGCTCGGCATCGGGTTTGTGTTGTCGGGGGTGATGCTCGCGGTTCGACCGACCCGCGCAAGCGCGCGTCGGGTGCTGCTCGCGTCGGTCATCTATCTCCCCCTGCTCCAGATTGCCATGCTTCTCGGAAAGGTTCGTTGA
- the coxB gene encoding cytochrome c oxidase subunit II → MAGAAMAAGCGNSDNQSIFDTKGPVASTELYTTMITLWVSVGIFVVVGSALVFALVRFRAPADLGPETPLPSQSHGNAALEAVLTLVSICLLVIIAWPTIPAIFKLDAMPTAEEKPVIIEAKGWQWWWEFTYLNTKKKVYVGNEMHIPVGRKILLRLESSDVIHSFWVPKLGGKTDVIPNQHNQMWLLADQKGVYYGQCAEYCGTSHANMRFKVVAGDADDFEKWIMHQDSAAVDPPAGSLAARGKEIFIKGPKEGQACSSCHMIKGTPAAGIVGPNLTHVGSRLNLASGILDNNDHDLKMWLHDPGAVKPGNHMATMAMPPLHLSDDEVNALAAYLEMLK, encoded by the coding sequence ATGGCAGGGGCGGCGATGGCCGCCGGCTGCGGAAACAGCGACAACCAGTCCATCTTCGACACGAAGGGGCCCGTGGCGAGCACTGAGCTCTACACGACGATGATCACGCTCTGGGTGAGCGTGGGCATCTTCGTCGTGGTCGGCTCGGCCCTCGTCTTCGCGCTCGTGCGGTTCCGCGCTCCCGCGGACCTGGGCCCGGAGACCCCGCTCCCCTCGCAATCGCACGGGAACGCCGCCCTTGAGGCCGTGCTGACCCTCGTGTCGATCTGCCTCCTGGTGATCATCGCGTGGCCCACCATCCCCGCCATCTTCAAGCTCGACGCCATGCCCACGGCGGAAGAGAAGCCCGTGATCATCGAGGCCAAGGGCTGGCAGTGGTGGTGGGAGTTCACCTACCTGAACACCAAGAAGAAGGTGTATGTCGGCAACGAGATGCACATCCCCGTCGGGCGTAAGATCCTCCTCCGACTCGAGTCGTCCGACGTGATCCACAGCTTCTGGGTGCCCAAGCTCGGCGGCAAGACCGACGTGATTCCGAACCAGCACAACCAGATGTGGCTGCTGGCCGACCAGAAGGGCGTCTACTACGGCCAGTGCGCTGAGTACTGCGGAACCTCGCACGCCAACATGCGCTTCAAGGTCGTGGCGGGTGACGCCGACGACTTCGAGAAGTGGATCATGCATCAAGACTCAGCCGCGGTCGATCCTCCCGCCGGTTCGCTGGCAGCCCGTGGCAAGGAGATCTTCATCAAGGGCCCCAAGGAAGGCCAGGCCTGCTCTTCGTGCCACATGATCAAAGGCACGCCCGCCGCGGGCATCGTCGGCCCCAACCTCACCCACGTGGGCAGCCGCCTGAACCTGGCTTCCGGGATTCTCGACAACAACGACCACGATCTCAAGATGTGGCTGCACGATCCCGGCGCGGTGAAGCCGGGCAACCACATGGCCACGATGGCCATGCCTCCCCTCCATCTCTCTGACGACGAGGTCAACGCCCTCGCCGCCTATCTCGAAATGTTGAAGTAG